GGCCACCGCCGCACCTATATCGGCTCGATGCCCGGTAAAATCCTGCAAAACATGGCCAAAGCCGGCGTAAAAAACCCGCTGTTCCTGCTCGACGAAATCGACAAACTCGGCAGCGACTTCCGCGGCGATCCCGCCAGCGCCCTGCTCGAAGTGCTCGACCCCGAACAAAACAACAAGTTCGCCGACCACTACGCAGAAGTGGATTACGATTTGAGCGACGTGATGTTTATCGCCACGTCCAACAGCCTCAACATTCCGCCGGCTCTGCTCGACCGCATGGAAATCATCCGCTTGTCCGGCTACACCGAAGACGAAAAAATCAACATCGCCATGCAGTATCTGGTGCCCAAGCAGATGAAGCGCAACGGTGTGAAAGAGGGCGAGCTGGAAATCGCCGAAAGTGCGGTGCGCGATATTATCCGCTACTACACCCGCGAAGCCGGCGTGCGCTCGCTTGACCGCGAAATCGCCAAAATCTGCCGCAAAGTGGTGATGCAGATTACGTTGGCCGCCGATAAGAAAACCACTGCCGCCAAAGGCCGTCTGAAAACCAAAACCGTGAAGGTAACCGAGAAAAACCTCCACGATTACTTGGGCGTGCGCCGCTTCGACTACGGCGTGGCCGAAGACGAAAACCGTATCGGCCAAGTTACCGGCCTGGCGTGGACGGAAGTGGGCGGCGAACTGCTCACTATCGAAGCCGTTGCCTTGCCCGGCAAAGGCAACATCATCCGCACCGGCCAACTGGGCGACGTGATGAAAGAATCGGTTTCCGCCGCTTGGAGCGTGGTACGCTCGCGCGCCGAAACCGTCGGGCTGGCACCGGATTTCTACGAGAAAAAAGACATCCATGTGCACGTTCCCGAAGGCGCCACGCCCAAAGACGGCCCCAGCGCAGGCATCGCCATGACGCTGGCGATGGTATCGGCATTCACGCAGATTCCCGTGCGCGCCGATGTGGCGATGACCGGCGAGATTACCCTGCGCGGCGAAGTGCTGCCCATCGGCGGTTTGAAAGAAAAACTGCTGGCGGCGCTGCGCGGCGGCATCAAGCATGTGCTGATTCCGAAAGACAACGTGAAAGACTTGGAAGAAATTCCCGACAATGTGAAAGAGGGTCTGACCATCCACCCCGTAAAATGGATAGACGAAGTTTTGGCCTTGGGTTTGGAACGCCAGCCCGAACCGTGGAAAAACGAAGGAACTACCGCCGAGGCCGCATTGTCGAACCCTGAAAGCAAGTCAAGCGTAAAAGCAACCAAACATTGAATTTGTAGGAATGTGTTGTAAAAGATGCGGTTGTTGTAAAGAAAGCCTGCAAAAGCGCAATCTTCCGCATCTTTTCGCTTGACACGGCGATTTTAGGCTTGTTATAAAGTCGCCAGATGTACAAAACTGTACCCAAACGCCCGATTATCGGGGCTTTC
The sequence above is a segment of the Neisseria dentiae genome. Coding sequences within it:
- the lon gene encoding endopeptidase La gives rise to the protein MATDKHFEEYAALATLPLRDVVVYPHMVLPLFVGREKSIAALDLAMANDEPVFLLAQRDPNEEEPRAEDLHEMGTVAQVLQVLKLPDGTVKVLVEGIRRGRALRVEDNGELFVSHVEFADDTDTDNPDMEALRRTLLSQFDQFAKLNKKIPAEVIGTIHGISDNSRLVDTVAAHLQLKLEQRQDVLGMVSIAERMEYLLGQLEAELDIMQVEKRIRGRVKRQMEKSQREYYLNEQVKAIQKELGEEDERGELEALEKQIKEAGMSKEAEEKCLSELKKLKMMPPMSAESTVVRNYIDTLLELPWKKKSRVSKDLAKADLVLNADHYGLEKVKERILEYLAVQKRMDKIKGPILCLVGPPGVGKTSLGESIAKATGRQYVRMALGGVRDESEIRGHRRTYIGSMPGKILQNMAKAGVKNPLFLLDEIDKLGSDFRGDPASALLEVLDPEQNNKFADHYAEVDYDLSDVMFIATSNSLNIPPALLDRMEIIRLSGYTEDEKINIAMQYLVPKQMKRNGVKEGELEIAESAVRDIIRYYTREAGVRSLDREIAKICRKVVMQITLAADKKTTAAKGRLKTKTVKVTEKNLHDYLGVRRFDYGVAEDENRIGQVTGLAWTEVGGELLTIEAVALPGKGNIIRTGQLGDVMKESVSAAWSVVRSRAETVGLAPDFYEKKDIHVHVPEGATPKDGPSAGIAMTLAMVSAFTQIPVRADVAMTGEITLRGEVLPIGGLKEKLLAALRGGIKHVLIPKDNVKDLEEIPDNVKEGLTIHPVKWIDEVLALGLERQPEPWKNEGTTAEAALSNPESKSSVKATKH